The Diaphorobacter ruginosibacter genome contains a region encoding:
- the cyoA gene encoding ubiquinol oxidase subunit II gives MSKTKETRIPAWLGAAALTALLTGCSKAVVLNPAGDIAAQQGQLVITATLLMLIIIVPVIFLTLLFAWKYRQSNTEARYEPEWHHSTSLELVIWTVPLLIIIALGALTWISTHKLDPYRPLDRISETKALDPNVKPLEIQVVSLDWKWLFFYPEQGIATVNEVAAPVDRPILFKLTSSNTMNAFYVPDLAGMIYTMPGMQTELNAVINKEGEFKGMSSHYSGAGFAGMTFKFKGLSDEDFGKWIAKAKTEGKPLDSATYLNLAKPSERNPVERFSAVDEGLYNKVLNRCVEEGKMCMHHMMAIDAAGGEAYLKAAGLNLPQDVCTVQNADSVVALLDSQRTQAAAAVQ, from the coding sequence ATGTCTAAAACCAAGGAAACCCGCATCCCGGCATGGCTGGGTGCGGCAGCTTTGACAGCCCTTCTCACGGGCTGCAGCAAGGCTGTCGTGCTCAATCCTGCTGGCGATATCGCAGCGCAACAGGGGCAACTGGTGATCACAGCAACCCTGCTGATGCTCATCATCATCGTCCCTGTGATCTTTCTGACTCTGTTGTTCGCCTGGAAATACCGCCAGTCCAACACGGAAGCCCGCTATGAACCCGAATGGCACCATTCGACCAGCCTCGAACTGGTGATCTGGACCGTTCCGCTGCTCATCATCATCGCGCTGGGTGCGCTGACCTGGATCAGCACCCATAAGCTCGATCCGTATCGTCCGCTGGATCGCATCTCCGAGACCAAGGCACTCGACCCGAACGTCAAGCCGCTCGAGATCCAGGTGGTTTCCCTGGACTGGAAGTGGCTGTTCTTCTATCCCGAGCAAGGCATTGCGACGGTGAACGAAGTGGCTGCGCCGGTGGATCGCCCGATCCTCTTCAAGCTGACCTCCTCCAACACCATGAACGCGTTCTACGTTCCCGATCTGGCCGGCATGATCTACACGATGCCCGGCATGCAGACCGAGCTGAACGCCGTGATCAACAAGGAAGGCGAATTCAAGGGCATGTCCTCGCACTACAGCGGCGCGGGCTTTGCCGGCATGACATTCAAGTTCAAGGGCCTCTCCGACGAGGACTTCGGCAAGTGGATCGCGAAGGCGAAGACCGAAGGCAAGCCGCTGGACTCCGCGACCTACCTGAACCTGGCCAAGCCCAGCGAACGCAACCCCGTCGAGCGCTTCTCGGCCGTGGATGAGGGCCTGTACAACAAGGTGCTCAATCGCTGCGTCGAAGAAGGCAAGATGTGCATGCACCACATGATGGCCATCGACGCCGCAGGTGGCGAAGCCTACCTCAAGGCTGCCGGCCTGAACCTGCCACAGGACGTGTGCACGGTTCAGAACGCCGACAGCGTCGTTGCACTGCTGGATTCGCAGCGCACCCAAGCTGCTGCTGCCGTGCAGTAA
- a CDS encoding MFS transporter has product MSSGSVAFPVPRNEDANSLSRAHTDEDVTPNEIAVGVIIGRSSEYFDFFVFGIACVLVFPFTLFPFMSRLDGTLMAFAIFALAFVARPVGTAIGMAVQRRWGRGTKLTLAMFTLGVCTVGMAFLPTYHSVGSSAIVVLIALRIGQGLALGGSWDGLPSLLAMGVPRDKRGWYAMIGQLGAPLGFIIAAALFAYLYSSLPVSEFLDWGWRYPFFVAFAINVVALFARLRLVVGQSYADALQASELEPVSVTEVMSGQGRNVLLGAFAALSSLALFHLVTVFPLSWISMYSQQSVVDVLEVQIMGAILAAGAIVISGVIADKMGRRNLLGTMAVMIGLYALIAPWMLKGGAVGNNAFILIGFILLGLSYGQSSGTVTNNFTSDFRYTGAALSTDLAWLIGAAFAPLVALGLSAKWGLGAVSLYLLSAVVCTLLALRINRVLEQRDN; this is encoded by the coding sequence ATGAGCAGCGGTTCCGTAGCATTTCCCGTGCCTCGCAATGAAGACGCCAACTCTCTTTCGCGTGCCCACACGGATGAGGACGTCACCCCTAATGAAATCGCCGTCGGCGTGATCATTGGCCGGTCGTCCGAGTATTTCGATTTTTTCGTATTCGGTATCGCCTGCGTACTGGTCTTTCCGTTCACCCTGTTCCCCTTCATGTCGCGCCTGGACGGCACGCTGATGGCCTTCGCCATCTTCGCGCTGGCCTTCGTGGCGCGGCCTGTGGGCACGGCCATCGGCATGGCGGTGCAGCGGCGCTGGGGGCGCGGCACCAAGCTCACGCTTGCCATGTTCACGCTGGGCGTGTGCACGGTGGGCATGGCCTTCCTGCCGACCTACCACTCGGTGGGCTCCTCCGCAATCGTCGTGCTGATCGCACTGCGCATCGGCCAGGGGCTGGCGCTGGGCGGATCATGGGACGGACTGCCTTCGCTGCTCGCGATGGGTGTGCCCCGGGACAAGCGCGGCTGGTACGCGATGATCGGCCAGCTCGGCGCGCCGCTGGGCTTCATCATCGCCGCCGCGCTGTTCGCCTATCTGTACAGCAGCCTGCCGGTGAGCGAGTTCCTGGATTGGGGCTGGCGCTATCCTTTCTTCGTCGCCTTTGCGATCAACGTCGTGGCCCTGTTTGCCCGCCTGCGACTGGTGGTGGGGCAGTCCTATGCCGATGCACTGCAGGCCAGCGAGCTGGAGCCCGTCAGCGTGACCGAGGTGATGAGCGGCCAGGGCCGCAACGTGCTGCTGGGCGCCTTCGCCGCCCTGTCCAGCCTGGCGCTGTTCCATCTGGTGACCGTGTTCCCGCTGTCGTGGATCTCGATGTACTCCCAGCAATCCGTGGTGGACGTGCTGGAGGTGCAGATCATGGGCGCGATCCTTGCCGCTGGCGCGATCGTGATCTCGGGCGTGATTGCCGACAAGATGGGCCGCCGCAACCTGCTGGGCACCATGGCGGTGATGATCGGCCTGTATGCGCTGATTGCACCGTGGATGCTCAAGGGCGGCGCAGTGGGCAACAACGCGTTCATCCTGATCGGCTTCATCCTGCTGGGCCTGTCCTATGGCCAATCCTCGGGTACGGTGACCAACAACTTCACCAGTGACTTCCGCTATACGGGTGCTGCGCTGTCCACCGATCTGGCATGGTTGATCGGCGCTGCCTTCGCACCGCTGGTTGCCCTGGGTCTCTCGGCCAAGTGGGGGCTGGGGGCGGTCTCGCTCTACCTGCTGTCCGCTGTGGTGTGCACGTTGCTGGCGTTGCGTATCAATCGGGTGCTGGAGCAGCGTGACAATTGA
- a CDS encoding ExbD/TolR family protein, producing MPAMASRSGSRRRSMNEINMVPFIDVMLVLLIIFMVTAPMMTPSAVNVPSVGKGDKTPKTFGQVIIEKDGSIQLKTDGNERTVSLQTLGTAARNWQKDQPEDTPVMIAADKTVPYESVVKAMDALNRAGVQRVGLIVKSTGG from the coding sequence ATGCCCGCAATGGCCTCCCGCAGCGGATCCCGGCGCCGCTCAATGAACGAGATCAACATGGTTCCGTTCATCGACGTGATGCTGGTGCTGCTCATCATCTTCATGGTGACCGCGCCGATGATGACGCCAAGCGCCGTCAATGTTCCATCCGTCGGGAAGGGCGACAAGACCCCCAAGACGTTTGGTCAGGTGATCATCGAAAAAGACGGATCCATCCAGCTCAAAACTGATGGCAACGAACGCACTGTCTCGCTCCAGACGCTCGGCACTGCCGCCCGCAACTGGCAGAAGGATCAGCCTGAAGACACGCCCGTGATGATCGCCGCCGACAAGACCGTCCCCTATGAGTCGGTCGTCAAGGCCATGGATGCGCTCAACCGTGCCGGTGTGCAGCGTGTCGGCCTCATCGTGAAATCCACAGGCGGCTGA
- the ybgC gene encoding tol-pal system-associated acyl-CoA thioesterase: MAFEWPVRIYWEDTDAGGIVFYANYLKFFERARTEWLRSKGFQQHTMREQTGGMFVVTGADLRYHRPARLDDELIVTAAVSEMGRASLTIGQKALLKPAQMNQATPPSLLCEATIRIGWVDAATMRPSRIPGNLLEQLSS; this comes from the coding sequence ATGGCATTCGAATGGCCCGTCAGGATTTATTGGGAGGACACTGATGCAGGCGGCATCGTGTTCTACGCCAACTACTTGAAGTTCTTCGAACGCGCCCGCACCGAGTGGTTGCGCTCCAAGGGATTCCAGCAGCACACCATGCGGGAACAAACGGGCGGAATGTTTGTCGTAACCGGTGCCGACCTGCGGTACCACCGCCCGGCCCGGCTCGATGATGAACTGATTGTTACTGCCGCTGTCAGCGAAATGGGCAGAGCATCGTTAACAATAGGACAGAAGGCGCTTCTCAAGCCAGCGCAGATGAATCAGGCAACCCCTCCCTCCCTGCTGTGTGAAGCCACCATCCGCATCGGCTGGGTGGATGCAGCCACCATGCGTCCTTCGCGAATTCCTGGCAATCTTTTGGAACAACTCTCATCATGA
- a CDS encoding pyridoxal phosphate-dependent aminotransferase codes for MKFSSRAERIEPFYVMEVAKAAQALGREVAGTDHPMIFLNIGEPDFTAPPLVQEAADRAVRSGITQYTNALGLEALREKISQWYLDRFGVNVAPNRIVVTAGASAALQLACLALIEHGDEILMPDPSYPCNRHFVSAAEGTAVLIPTTAEERYQLSADKVEAAWGAKTRGVLLASPSNPTGTSIAPDELRKIHKVVKQRGGITIIDEIYLGLSYDETFGQSALAIDDDIISINSFSKYFNMTGWRLGWMVVPEAMVPVVERLAQNLFICASTISQHAALACFEEDSIAEYERRRAQFKARRDYFIPALDALGLSVPVMPDGAFYAWADCTQAAQKLGVSGSWDFAFELMKRAHLAITPGRDFGTADTGRFVRFSTANSMTQLQESIRRLQQLIG; via the coding sequence TCGGCCGCGAAGTCGCCGGCACGGACCATCCGATGATCTTCCTGAACATCGGCGAGCCCGATTTCACCGCACCGCCACTGGTGCAGGAAGCCGCGGACCGCGCCGTGCGATCCGGCATCACGCAGTACACCAACGCACTGGGCCTCGAAGCGCTGCGCGAGAAGATCAGCCAGTGGTACCTGGACCGATTCGGCGTGAACGTTGCGCCGAATCGCATCGTCGTCACCGCCGGTGCCTCCGCCGCACTGCAGCTCGCCTGCCTCGCGCTCATCGAGCATGGCGACGAGATCCTGATGCCCGACCCGAGCTATCCCTGCAACCGCCACTTCGTGAGCGCGGCCGAGGGTACGGCCGTGCTGATTCCCACCACCGCTGAAGAGCGCTATCAGCTGAGCGCCGACAAGGTCGAGGCGGCCTGGGGTGCCAAGACACGCGGCGTGCTGCTCGCGTCGCCCTCCAACCCCACCGGCACGTCGATTGCACCCGATGAGCTGCGCAAGATCCACAAGGTGGTCAAGCAGCGCGGCGGCATCACCATCATCGACGAGATCTACCTCGGCCTGTCCTACGACGAGACCTTCGGCCAGTCGGCGCTGGCGATCGATGACGACATCATCAGCATCAACAGCTTCAGCAAATACTTCAACATGACGGGCTGGCGCCTGGGATGGATGGTCGTTCCCGAGGCCATGGTGCCCGTCGTCGAGCGCCTGGCACAGAACCTGTTCATCTGTGCGAGCACGATCTCCCAGCATGCGGCACTCGCCTGCTTCGAGGAGGACAGCATCGCCGAATACGAGCGCCGCCGCGCGCAGTTCAAGGCGCGCCGCGACTACTTCATCCCGGCCCTCGACGCGCTGGGCCTGTCGGTGCCCGTGATGCCCGATGGTGCGTTCTACGCATGGGCCGACTGCACGCAGGCTGCACAGAAACTGGGCGTGAGCGGCAGCTGGGACTTCGCGTTCGAGCTGATGAAGCGTGCGCACCTGGCCATCACGCCGGGGCGGGACTTCGGCACGGCCGACACCGGCCGCTTCGTCCGTTTCTCGACCGCCAATTCGATGACGCAACTGCAGGAGTCGATCCGGCGACTGCAGCAACTGATCGGCTGA
- the tolQ gene encoding protein TolQ has product MMNQDMSIASLVLNASWVVQLVMLLLLGVSVASWAAIFRKITALKRVKSLNDEFERDFWSGNSLNDLYASAAQNAKQAGPMERIFASGMREYQKLRERRISDPGTLLDGARRAMRASFQREMDVVESSLSFLGSVASVSPYVGLFGTVWGIMHAFTGFAGMEQITLATVAPGIAEALVATAIGLFAAIPAVIAYNRFARDIDRIATHQETFIEEFSNILQRNLGGQTGSASNH; this is encoded by the coding sequence ATCATGAATCAAGACATGTCCATCGCGAGCCTGGTGCTCAATGCCAGCTGGGTGGTTCAACTCGTCATGCTGCTGCTGCTCGGCGTATCCGTCGCCAGCTGGGCCGCCATCTTCCGCAAGATCACCGCGCTCAAGCGCGTGAAGTCGCTCAACGATGAATTCGAGCGCGATTTCTGGTCCGGCAACTCGCTCAATGATCTCTACGCCAGCGCCGCCCAGAACGCCAAGCAGGCCGGCCCGATGGAACGCATCTTCGCCAGCGGCATGCGCGAATACCAGAAGCTGCGCGAGCGCCGCATCAGCGATCCGGGCACGCTGCTCGACGGCGCCCGCCGCGCCATGCGCGCGAGCTTCCAGCGCGAGATGGACGTGGTCGAGTCGAGTCTTTCGTTCCTGGGCTCGGTGGCCTCGGTGAGCCCGTACGTCGGCCTGTTCGGCACCGTGTGGGGCATCATGCACGCATTCACGGGCTTCGCCGGCATGGAGCAGATCACGCTCGCCACCGTGGCGCCCGGCATTGCCGAGGCACTGGTGGCGACCGCCATCGGCCTGTTCGCGGCCATTCCGGCGGTGATCGCCTACAACCGATTCGCACGCGACATCGACCGCATCGCCACCCACCAGGAGACCTTCATCGAGGAGTTCTCCAACATTCTCCAGCGCAACCTGGGCGGCCAGACCGGCTCCGCCTCGAACCACTGA
- the tolA gene encoding cell envelope integrity protein TolA, translating to MQATNDRDQFAPPRPPGRRRAISLAVLAHAALVGALFWGLNWKKSSDAPAVEAELWSALPQQAAPRAAAPPPPPPTPEPRPTPAPPPEPVKAPPPPPPPPAPAPKPTVQDTRAADIALEKEKKRKEAEKALQKQQEEKERKEKERKEKAEEERKEKLEQQKKDKAEKEKAEKAEREKERKEQLEKEKKEKAEQEKKDKAAKAEADRKKAAEDKRKADAAKASEAAAAKAAEAQRQENLRRMTGMAGATGGATATGTATHSSGPSGGYAGKVAAKVKPNITFSENIPGNPRAEVEVRTSPDGTIVGTRITKSSGNAAWDQAVLRALEKTDTLPKDVDGRVPPSLTIGFRPND from the coding sequence ATGCAAGCAACCAACGATCGCGACCAGTTTGCCCCGCCCCGTCCACCCGGACGTCGGCGTGCGATTTCGCTCGCCGTACTCGCGCACGCCGCTTTGGTCGGTGCGCTGTTCTGGGGACTGAACTGGAAGAAGAGTTCCGACGCCCCCGCTGTCGAGGCTGAACTCTGGTCTGCCCTGCCGCAGCAGGCGGCCCCTCGCGCGGCAGCACCGCCCCCTCCACCCCCCACGCCTGAACCCAGGCCGACGCCCGCCCCGCCGCCCGAGCCCGTGAAGGCCCCTCCGCCCCCACCGCCGCCGCCCGCCCCCGCACCGAAGCCGACGGTGCAGGACACGCGCGCCGCCGATATCGCTCTGGAAAAAGAAAAAAAGCGCAAGGAAGCCGAGAAGGCCCTGCAGAAACAGCAGGAAGAGAAAGAGCGCAAGGAGAAGGAACGCAAGGAAAAGGCCGAGGAAGAGCGCAAGGAAAAGCTGGAGCAGCAGAAGAAGGACAAGGCCGAAAAGGAAAAGGCGGAGAAAGCCGAGCGCGAGAAGGAGCGCAAGGAACAGCTCGAGAAGGAAAAGAAGGAAAAGGCGGAGCAGGAAAAGAAGGACAAGGCCGCCAAGGCCGAGGCCGACCGCAAGAAGGCCGCCGAGGACAAGCGCAAGGCCGATGCCGCCAAGGCCTCGGAAGCCGCTGCAGCCAAGGCGGCCGAGGCACAACGCCAGGAGAACCTGCGCCGCATGACCGGCATGGCGGGAGCGACCGGCGGCGCCACCGCAACAGGCACGGCAACGCACAGCTCCGGCCCGTCGGGTGGCTACGCGGGCAAGGTCGCTGCCAAGGTCAAGCCCAACATCACCTTCTCGGAGAACATCCCGGGCAACCCGCGCGCCGAGGTCGAGGTTCGCACGTCTCCCGATGGCACCATCGTGGGCACGCGCATCACCAAGTCGAGCGGCAATGCTGCCTGGGACCAGGCCGTGCTGCGCGCACTCGAGAAGACCGACACTCTGCCCAAGGACGTCGATGGTCGGGTGCCGCCGTCGTTGACGATCGGTTTCAGGCCTAACGACTGA